A region of the Halostella limicola genome:
GGCGACCAGTACGCCCCCCAGCAGGTCAACGCGCCCGCGGCCTGGGACACGACGCTCGGCTCCGAGAACGTCACCGTCGCCGTGGTCGACCAGGGCGTCAAGTACGACCACCCCGACCTGGCCGACCAGTTCGGCGCGAACAAGGGACGGGACTTCGTCGACGACGACGGCGATCCGTACCCGACGGACATGAGCAACGAGTACCACGGCACCCACGTCGCCGGGATCGCCGCGGCGACGACGAACAACGGGACCGGAATCGCGGGGATGAGTAACTCCCGCCTCCTCTCGGCCCGCGCGCTGAGCCCCCAGAGCGGCGGGTCCACGGCGGACATCGCCGACGCCGTGCAGTGGGCGGCCGACCAGGGCGCCGACGTGATCAACATGTCGCTGGGCGGCGGCGGCTACACGAGCACGATGAAAAACGCCGTCTCGTACGCGACGAGCAACGGTTCGCTCGTCGTCTGCGCGGCGGGCAACGACGGCTCCCGCGGCGTCTCATACCCGGCCGCGTACGACGAGACGGTCGCCGTCTCGGCGCTGGACCAGAACGAGGACCTCGCGGACTTCTCGCAGTACGGCGACAAGGTCGACGTCGCCGCGCCGGGGGTCGACGTCCTCTCCGCCTGGACGACGAGCGACTACAACCGGATCTCCGGCACGTCGATGGCCTGTCCCGCCGCGGCGGGCGTCGCCGCGCTCGGCAAGGCCGTCGACTCGTCGCTGTCCGCGACGGAACTCCGCCAGCGCCTCAAGGAAACCGCGGTCGACGTGGGTCTCTCCGCGGACCGACAGGGCGCGGGGCGGGTCGACGCCGCCAACATCGTCGGTACCGGCGGCGGCAACGAGTCGCCCACGGTGTCCATCGACGCCAGTTCCGCGTCCGTCGCCGTCGGCGAGGAGGTCACGTTCGACGGGAGCGGTTCCGACGACCCCGACGGCACGGTCGTCAGTTACGAGTGGAACTTCGGCGACGGCACCAGCGCGACCGGCGAGGTCGTCACGAAGATCTACGACGCCACCGGCGAGTACACCGTCTCGTTGAGGGTCACCGACGACCAGGGCGCGTCCACCACCGACTCCGTCGCCGTGACCGTCGGCGACGGCGGCGGGAACTGCGGCGCCGAGACCGACGGCGGGAGCGCCGACGGCACCCTGTCCGGGTACTACGACTCGGACAGCTACTCGTACGCCGCGCGGACGAGCGCTCCCTGCCAGATCACCGTCTCGCTCGACGGCCCGTCCGGCGCCGACTTCGACCTGTACGTCACGCTCGATGGCCGCACCCCGACGACGAGCGACTACGACAAGCGGTCGATAACGCAGGACAGTCAGGAGACCGTCGTCGTCGACGACGTCGACAGCAGCACCGAACTCGGCATCCTCGTCGACTCCTACAGCGGGAGCGGTAGCTACACGCTCTCCATCGAGGAGGTCGGCCGGTAACGCCGGCTCGTTCACGTCCTCCAACTGTCATTCCGTTTCTTTTTCGCCGATCGTGGGTCCGGACCCGTGTTGCACGCCACCGTGAGTTAATATTTAGAAATATTATAACTTTTAGCACAGAAAAGAAATGTTTAAATTACTCATTGTCAATAATTTCCGATTGCCATGTCAGATGATGGCATTACATCATGGTCACGACGTACGTTCATCAAAGCAACCGGCGCCGCGGGAGCCGTCGGCGCTCTCGGTGGGGTCACCGCCGCGACGCCGGGCAGGCCGCCCGGCCCGAAGGAAGACGAGGTGTTAGTCGGCGTCGCGGCGAGCGCCGACGACCTCGAACGGCCGGTCCGGACGGCCGTCCCGGGTAACGCACGCGTCGTTCACAAGAACGAGACGCTGCGCTACGTCGCGGTGCGGTTCCCGAGCCAGGCGCCCGATCACGCGCGCGAGAACTTCATCGAGGCGGTCACGCGGAAGGACGAGGTGAAGTACGCCGAGCCGAACGCGACGTTCGAGGCGCTGTACACGCCGAACGACCCGCGGTACGGCGACCAGTACGCCCCCCAGCAGGTCAACTGCGAGGGCGCGTGGGACTCGACGCTCGGCGACCCAGGCGTGACGGTGTCGGTCGTCGACCAGGGCGTGCAGTACGACCACGCCAACCTGGAGGAGAACATGGACGGGAGCGTCTCCAACTACGGCCGGGACTTCGCGGACGGCGACGGCGACCCCTACCCCGTCAACGCCGACGAGAACCACGGCACCCACGTCGGCGGCATCGCCGCCGGGGGCACCGACAACGGCACGGGTCACGCCGGCATCAGCAACGTCTCGATGCTCAGCGCCCGCGCGCTCGACGAGAGCGGCAGCGGGTCGCTCTCGGACATCGCCGACGCGATCACCTGGTCGGCCGACCAGGGGGCCGAGGTTATCAACCTCTCGCTCGGGGGCGGTGGCTACACAGACACGATGAAAAACGCCGTCTCGTACGCTTACGACAACGGCTCGCTGCCCGTCGCCGCGGCGGGCAACGACTACGGGAGCGCCGTCTCCTACCCGGCCGCGTACAGCGAGTGCCTGGCCGTCTCCGCCCTCGATCAGGACGAGTCGCTCGCGAACTACTCCAACTACGGTGACGAGATCGAACTCTGCGCGCCCGGCACCGACGTGCTGTCGACGGTGCCGTTCGGCAACTACGAGCGGCTCTCCGGCACGTCCATGGCGACGCCGGTCGTCTCGGGCGTCGCCGGCCTCGCGCTCTCGGCGTGGGACCTCTCGGCCGCCGACCTGCGGAGCCACCTGAAGAGCACGGCGGTCGACGTCGGCCTCCCCGAGAACCAGCAGGGGTCGGGCCGCGTCGACGCCGACAACGCCGTCAACACCGAACCCGGCGGGGGCGGTGGCGGCGACTCGACGACGTCGTCGGTCACGGACTCGCTCTCCAGCTACGCGGACTCCGACTGCTGGACGTACCCCTGGGAGTTCTCGGACCCCAGCCAGGTCGTCGTCGAACTGGACGGTCCCAGCGACGCCGACTTCGACCTGTACGTCAACGACGGCC
Encoded here:
- a CDS encoding S8 family serine peptidase; protein product: MSNDGTPSWSRRSFLKTTGAMGAAGALGGVASATPGRPPGPREDEILVGVSAASTMDDVQAQVEREIPDDAEVVHRNETLGYMAVRLPDRASTQARESVKSAMANRNGVRYAEDNATYHALAQPNDPRYGDQYAPQQVNAPAAWDTTLGSENVTVAVVDQGVKYDHPDLADQFGANKGRDFVDDDGDPYPTDMSNEYHGTHVAGIAAATTNNGTGIAGMSNSRLLSARALSPQSGGSTADIADAVQWAADQGADVINMSLGGGGYTSTMKNAVSYATSNGSLVVCAAGNDGSRGVSYPAAYDETVAVSALDQNEDLADFSQYGDKVDVAAPGVDVLSAWTTSDYNRISGTSMACPAAAGVAALGKAVDSSLSATELRQRLKETAVDVGLSADRQGAGRVDAANIVGTGGGNESPTVSIDASSASVAVGEEVTFDGSGSDDPDGTVVSYEWNFGDGTSATGEVVTKIYDATGEYTVSLRVTDDQGASTTDSVAVTVGDGGGNCGAETDGGSADGTLSGYYDSDSYSYAARTSAPCQITVSLDGPSGADFDLYVTLDGRTPTTSDYDKRSITQDSQETVVVDDVDSSTELGILVDSYSGSGSYTLSIEEVGR
- a CDS encoding S8 family serine peptidase; amino-acid sequence: MSDDGITSWSRRTFIKATGAAGAVGALGGVTAATPGRPPGPKEDEVLVGVAASADDLERPVRTAVPGNARVVHKNETLRYVAVRFPSQAPDHARENFIEAVTRKDEVKYAEPNATFEALYTPNDPRYGDQYAPQQVNCEGAWDSTLGDPGVTVSVVDQGVQYDHANLEENMDGSVSNYGRDFADGDGDPYPVNADENHGTHVGGIAAGGTDNGTGHAGISNVSMLSARALDESGSGSLSDIADAITWSADQGAEVINLSLGGGGYTDTMKNAVSYAYDNGSLPVAAAGNDYGSAVSYPAAYSECLAVSALDQDESLANYSNYGDEIELCAPGTDVLSTVPFGNYERLSGTSMATPVVSGVAGLALSAWDLSAADLRSHLKSTAVDVGLPENQQGSGRVDADNAVNTEPGGGGGGDSTTSSVTDSLSSYADSDCWTYPWEFSDPSQVVVELDGPSDADFDLYVNDGRAECPTTSDYDYRSWTTDSQESITVDNPDTSTDLHVLVDSYSGSGEYTLTITEKS